The nucleotide sequence CGCACGCTAGGCCACTCGTCGTCAATGATGCTGAAGCGCACCGAGTTGCGCTTGCGGCCATCGGGCATGATGCGTTCGTTGCGCACAATGCCTTCTTGTTTGGCACCTAGCCGCAGAATCGCATTGCGAGACTGGGTGTTGATCTCGTCGGTAGTGAGCTGTACGCGCACGCAGTTCAGCGTTTCAAAGGCGTAGCGCAGCATCAGAAATTTGGCCTCGGTGTTCACGAAGGTTTTTTGCCAAGAGGCCGAAAGCCAGGTGCTGCCGATTTCCAGCTTTCGGTTGTTCCTGTCAATCTTCCAAAACCGGGTGGAGCCCACCACCTGCTGAGTACTCACGATCTCGGTCACAAAGGGCATGACAGTGCCTGCCTCTTTGCCTGCCAGTGCGTTTTGGATGTAAGCCGCAACCGTGGTGGACGACGGCACGACGGTGAAGGGCAAGTTCCAGAGTTCACCATCGGAGGCGGCATGCACCAAGGCATCGGCATCGGTGGCCAACAGGGGGCGCAAGCGAACACGCGGACCTAGCAGTGATTCCATAGGGGGCTCAGTTCTTTAGCGACGCGAATGAGAGCCACTGGTGTGAAAGACCTTAGCAATCGGGTGAGTCTGGATCATGGCTGGGCTTCATCAATGTGCTTGCTGTACAGCCTTGATTTATAGCTGATCCGCGCAAGCCATCTGAAGGTGCCAACCCAGGATTGCAGACATGGTTTCCCCCTGATTTTGCTATTGATTTGTGAGCTGCCTACGCAGTATTTATGGGCGCAAAGGCCTTATTTCTTGGTGTAAATCTGGTCAAAGCTTGCGCCATCGGCAAAGTGCGCGGCGTCAGCTTTTTCCCAGCCGCCAAAGGCTTCTTCAATGGTGAAGAGCTTGATGGGGGCAAATTGCTTGGCGTACTTGGCTTTCGCTTTTTCTGAAATCACGGGGCGGTAGAAGTTTTTGCCAATGATGTCCTGGCCTTCTTCGGTGTACAAGAATTTCAGGTATTCCTCTGCGACCGCACGGGTGCCTTTTTTGTCTACGTTTTTGTCGACCACGGCCACGGCGGGCTCTGCCAAGATGGACAGAGGGGGTGCCACGATGTCAATCTTGGTGCGAAATTCTTTTTCTAGCAGATAGGCCTCGTTCTCCCAGGCAAGCAGCACGTCGCCTTGGTTGCGCTGGGCAAACGTGACGGTAGAGCCGCGAGCGCCCGTGTCCAAGATGGGCACGTTGGCAAACAGCTTGGCGACAAATTCTTTGGCCTTGGCGTCGCCACCGTACTTGCGCTTGGCAAACTCCCATGCCGCCAAGTAGTTCCAGCGTGCACCGCCAGAGGTTTTGGGGTTGGGGGTGATGACTTTCACATCTGCACGGATCAAGTCATCCCAGTCTTTGATGTTCTTGGGGTTGCCTTGGCGCACCGCAAACACAATGGTGGAGGAGTAAGGCGTGGAGTTGTGGGGCAGGCGTTTTTGCCAGTCTTTGTTGATCCAGCCACCGTTTTTCACAATGGCGTCGGTGTCGCCAGCCAGCGCCAGGGTGACCACGTCAGCGTCCAAGCCGTCGATCACGGAGCGGGCTTGCTTGCCCGAGCCGCCATGGCTTTGTTTGATGACTACGTCTTGGCCAGTTTTGGCTTTCCAGCTTTTCGCAAAGGCGGCATTGAATTCCACGTACAGCTCGCGGGTGGGGTCGTACGAGACGTTGAGCAGCTCAATGGCTTTTTGGGCGGATGCGCCCATGGAAGCCGCTGCCAAGGTGGCAGCGACGGCGAACTTTAAAAAGGGACGGCGGGTAGCAGAACCGGTGGTAGGGCGCAAAGCCATAACAAAACTCCAGAATAAAAACACCGCAAAGGTGCGATAGAGCAGATTCTGGGAGTGGATGCTTAAAACCGGAACTACTGATTTGTTTGTTCTTTATTACTAATTCATCTGTTTGTGCCGCGATGGCAGCGGGACTAAGGCGGGGCCGTGTTCCAGCGCTGGAGGATTTGCGCGTAACTGTGGTCCGTGTGCAGGTTCTTAAGACCTTGGTCTAGCAGCTTGGCATAGCGTGCAGATTCCGGCCGTAGTTTTGAAAATGAAACAAACAAGCGCGTATTCATCACGACACCCACTTGCTTGATTTTTCCGCCAAGCTCTTGTGGGTGGGTGGCTTGCAAATGGTCCACCACGCGGGTGTACACCAGCGAGTACGCGGTTCGACCCAGTAAGAGCTTGCGCAGATTCAGAAGGTCGGTTCGTGCCACATCCCGTGCGATGCTGTGGTCCAACTCTACGGCGTCACCGTAGGTGTATCCATTGGTAAAACCAACCCGCTGGCCTTTCAGATGCTGGGGGGCCAAGTTGCGTTCTTTGCTGCTCGCCATCGCATAAATGCCAATGGTGGCGTCAAACAAAGGGGTTTGGTGGAACAGATAGTCGGCGTTCAGTTGGCTGTCTGGGGCGCTGTCAAAGCAACCTAGTTCTTGCCCCGCTTTCACCTGGGCCATGCAGCGGGCATAGGGCATGGTCCTGAAGTTCACCTCGACCCCTACCGACTGGTAGGCCGCAGTGATGATGTCTACCCCCAAGCCGTGGGCCTTGCCATGGCGCGCAGCCGCATAAGGGTACCAGTCGTCTTCGCCCACCAAGGTGATGCGTTCTTGGGCACGGGCTGAGCCAAGCAGCAACACACACACGATGAAAGCCCACAGACGCCGCATAAACCCTTTGAATTGAATGGACCACATGGTTCGCAATGCGTGCTAGGCGCATGTGGCAACCGGTGCAAATTATTGCACCGCATGGCAGAAATGTCCCTAGAGCCCTGCCATCGCTTGAAGGTAGATAAAAATGGGACTTTCGAGTAAGGTCCAAGGCGCAGTTTGCATCTTTGGGCCTTACGTTGGCGCACGCCCTCCCTGGAGCTCGTATGAAAATAGTCCCTGTGTTACGTTCCTGCGCCATGGTCTTGTGCCTGGCGGCGTGCGGTGAGTCCGGTGGCCCCGCCATCAGCAGCATGGAGAGCGCCAGTAAGCCCGCAGTGGCGGCAGAGCCCGCTAAACCCGCCGGTCCTCGGATAGGGCTCTTGATGAAGACGCTGGCCAATCCTTTCTTCGTTGAGATGGAGAAGGGCGCACGGCGCGCAGAGAAAGACCTGGGCGTCACACTGGTGGTCAAAACATCTGCCCAAGAGACTTCGGTAGGCCAACAAATTGACTTGGTGAACGATCTGATTGCGCAGAAGGTGGCGGCCATTGTGATTGCACCCTCCGATTCGTTTGCCTTGGTGGCCCCACTGAAGAAAGCAGCAGATGCCGGCATCAAAATCGTCAACATCGACAACCGCCTAGACCCTAAAGAGGTCGAAAAAGCAGCGTTGCTGCCTATCCCCTTTGTCAGTGTGGACAACTTCGCGGGCGCGTACAAAGCGGGTAAAGCGTTGGCCGACTCCGTGAGCACCCCCGCCATGGCCGGCATTATCGAAGGCATTCGCAGTGCCGACAATGCGCGGCTGCGCATGGAAGGTGCGAAGAAGGCATTGTCCGAAAGCAAACACGTGACCGTGGTGGCGTCTGAAACTGCAAACTGGAAGATCGAAGACGCCTACACCGTGACCCAACAAATGATGGCTCGGCAACCTAAGATTCGGCTCCTCTTTGCCGCTAACGACATGATGGCCTTGGGCGCGATCAGGTACCTGCGTGAGACCGGACGCAAAGACGTGCTCGTGGCTGGCTATGACGCCAATGGGCAAGCCCTGGAAGAAATCCAAGGCGGCCACATGCTGGCTACGGTAGACCAGCAAGCCGCTGAGCAAGGCTACCAAGGGATTGCGCTTGCCCTCAAACTTATTCGCGGCGAAACGGTTGCGCCCATCACACTCATTGATACCAAGCTCATTTCCAGCAATAGCAAGTAGGGTGCTTAGTGATGCGTAGTGCGGTCAGTCAATGAAGCTTCAGTTCAACATCACAGCAAAGCTCCTAGGCTATTTGCTGGTCGCTAGTGTTTTGCCATTTGCGGCCTTGGGCGTGGTTGCGTTGCAGCTCTCCACGCAAAGCTTGACGGCGCTGGCACGTGAGCAAAACGTACACATTGTGGGCGGGTTTGCCGCCTATTTGCGCTTGCACATCGACCAAGTGGACCAATTGGTCGGCAGCATTGCCCACAACGACGCCATTGGGCAAGCCCTGGACAAGGCCAACAATCCGCGCGCAAGTAGTTTTGATGAATTCAACGCACGGGCCCAACTGAGCTATGCCGTGAGTGGCTACGCAAGCGCAAAAGGGCTCGTGTCATTGGACTTGTTCTCGATGACGGGCGTTAACTTCCACATTGGTGAAACGCTTAATCCGAGGCCTATTTCGCCCCAGGCGGTAGCCAACTTGCTAGCCCAGGCAACAGCATCGTCTGGCCCCACGTTTTGGCGGGGCATGGGACCCAACGTCAGCCCCGAGTCGCGCTACCCGCAGGTATCTACCGTTGTGCGGGCCATCCAGTACTACTCGCCGTCCACCGGACAGGCCAAGCCCGTAGGGGTGTTGGTGATCAGCTTGAATGACGACGTGATGCGCGACTACCTTGCGCGTGCCACGATTCTGCGCGGCCAGAAGCTCATGAAGCTGGACCGCAACGGCACGGTGGAACTGCACTCTGACGCGCGCATGGTGGGCAGCCGACTCTCTAAAGAGTTTTTGGACACCGTCAAGAGCCAAGTGGGAACCCAAGAGCTCAGGTTGGACGGTGACGACGTACTGATGGATGTAGTTCACCTGGACGCAGGCCATGGCGATCTGGTCATGATTACCCCTCGCCAGTTGGTGACCGGTCGTGTGGACCAGCTCACCCGCACTACGGTGGGTTTGCTGGTGTTGGGCTTGTTGGGCATTGCTGCTTTGACGTGGCACTACGCAGTGACCGTGGTGCGGCCCATACGTGCGGTGTCACATGGGTTCAAATCCTTGGAGCACATGCCATCCCAAGCCTTAACAAGCCTTGAAGTTCCGAAATCTGGGGATGAAATTGCGGCCTTGGTGGAAGGCTACAACCACTACCTGCAAACCCTCAATGGACTGGAAGAGCAAGTCGCCAAGCGCACTGCGTCATTGGAGGAGGCGCTCAAAGACCTGCAACATGCGCACAATGAAGTGATGCAGGCCGAAAAGTTGGCCTCGCTAGGGCGCATCGTTGCTGCTGTGGCGCACGAACTCAACACGCCCATTGGCAATGCGGTCACGGTGGGCAGCACCATAGGTGATGAACTTCAGGCCCTGCGCCTGGAAATGCAAAGCAACGCCCCACGGCGCTCCCTGATGACCGCAGTTCTAAACAAATGCGACCATGGCGTGCTGATCTTGATGAGAAGCCTAGACCGCGCTGCCAGCTTGATCGGGAACTTCAAACAAGTCGCGGCGGACCAAACCAGCGACCAACGCAGAAGCTTTGACTTGGCGGAGACTACCGAGGAAATACTGAGTACGGTGGCCGCGGTTGTCAACAAACAGTCTTGCCAGATTGTCACGGACTTGGAGCCAGGCATTGCGTGTGACGGGTACCCAGGTGCCTATGGCCAAGTGCTGATCAATTTGGTCATGAACGCGGCGGTCCATGCCTATCCCGATGGCGGAAAAGTGTACGTTTCAGTCCGAGCCGTATCTGCAGAACAGGTCCGCTTGTCGGTCAGAGACGCAGGGGTGGGGATGCCTTTAGACATTCAAAACAAGATTTTTGAGCCCTTCTTCACCACCCGTCTAGGCCAAGGCGGGTCTGGCTTGGGCATGAGCATCGTGCACGGACTTGCCACCAAGACCCTGGGTGGCAGCATTACCGTGAATTCCACACCCCATGTAGGGACCGAGTGCGTGCTCCTGTTTGCGCGTGTAGCTCCACGCAGTCTGGCACCCCATCTAGCGCCTTAATCCCCCATTGTGCCTGCCGGGGTACCGCAGGCCATGGCACCGCCAGACGCAGTTACACCTATGTGCTGCAGTCTCAGAAAGCCCAGCTAATTTCAGTACGTTTCAGGATTTCTTTAAGACATTTTTGGCACAAAGCAAGAAACTACCTGTAACAAATTCAGCAAGGTGCCAAGCGAGCTTGGCTTTTCAACAGGATTTAAAAAATGCTGTCACGCAGAGAAAGTGTGCCCCACGTGCCATTGATCCCACGCGCAAATTTTGGTGATGTATTCGAGTTGCCCAAGCAACCACAGCCCAAGAGTTCGTCGATCTGGCGCGATACCGTGGTGGTACGCAATCGCCAAGGAAGGGAAGAAGTCTTCACCATCGGACCGGACGGGTGCGTGTGGAGCTTCTTCCCCGACGCGGTCAGTAGCGGCGATTTTGGGAGCTACCACTTAGAGAGCCTGGGTATGCAGGCCGATGTTTTGGCGGTAGGTGACGATACCTTTGGCAACCGGGTGGTGGTCGCCGCCAAAGGGCTCAAAGTGCAGTACCGGGTCGAGGAACAAGCCCCACAAGGCACTGAGTCCAGCTGCATCTTGGCACGCTGGTCTATGCCCAAAGAAGCGCTCTTGCCCCATGTGCGCGGTGCCATCGCCGTAAAGCGCCTGTACACGGAAAGCGTGTTTGGCTACATGCACATTGCCGCGGTATTGAGCATTGATGAGTCGGTGGACGATGCAGGCGTCGCCCTGGCTTACTGCGACTGGCAAGAGGACCGCACCGAACTGCGGGTGTAAGGCGCCAACCCGTTTAGGGTTTGGTGCTGTATTTCAGCAGCAGCTTTTGTAAGCTCTCGGCCTTAAAGGGCTTGCCCATATGCTCGTCCATGCCGGCCTCCAGGCAGGCCGTTCGGTCTGATTCCATAGCGTTAGCGGTCATGGCGATGATGGGCGTGTGCTGGCCCGCAGGTTCGCGGGCCCGGATGATGCGTGTGGCTTCTAGGCCATTCATCACCGGCATTTGAATATCCATCAACACCACGTCCCAGGCACTGCTGGCAAACAAGTCCACCCCTTCTTGGCCGTTTTGCGCCAATACCACCTCATGGCCCCACTTGCTGAGCAAGGTGATGGCCAGCTTTTGGTTGATAGGGTGGTCTTCCACTAACAGCACCCGCAAAGGGCGCTGCTGGGCTGGGGCTGGGGCAGGCGTAAATGGAGTAGGCATGACCGAGTCTATGCTGTCATCCAAAGCCGCTAACAAATGCACGGTGAAATAGAAGCTGCTGCCCGCGCCGGGTGTGCTCTCCAGCCACATTCGCCCCCCCATCAGCTGCACCAGTTGCTTGCAAATGCTCAGCCCCAAGCCTGTGCCGCCAAATTTGCGTGTGGTGGAGGTGTCGGCCTGGCTAAAGGCCTCGAACACCTGGCCCTGCATGTCTGTCGGAATGCCAATGCCTGTGTCACGCACGGCAAACTGCACTTCAAAAGAATCGTCGGGCAGTCGGGACCATCGCACCTCTATCCGCACACTGCCGGTGGTGGTGAACTTGATGGCGTTATCACACAGGTTGGTGAGCACTTGCCGAATGCGGCCCGGGTCGCCCAAGAAGTGAGTCGGAAGATCCGACGGCACTGTGCTCACGAGCGGCAAGTTTTTCTTTTGGGCACGCGCACCCACCGCCTTGAGCGTCTGGTCCACAAGCTCCGCTACGGAAAAATTGACCTGTTCAATCGCCAGCTTGCCTGCTTCAATCTTTGAAAAGTCCAAAAAGTCATTGAGGATGACCATCAGCGTCTGCGCAGAGCCCTTCACGGTGCCCAAGTAGTCGCGCTGCTGTGCGGTGAGTTCTGTATCCAAGGCCAAATCGGTCATGCCTATGACCCCGATCATGGGCGTGCGAATCTCGTGGCTCATATTGGCCAAGAACTCACTCTTGGTCCGGTTGGCGTTTTCGGCAGACAGTTTGGCGCTGCGTAATTGTTGTTCAGTCCGGCTTTTGAACCAAAACATGACCACAAAGGTGGCGACCAAAATCCCCCCAAACAACAGTGAGGCCTCGTTGATTTGGTTGCCCGCCAAGAGTTCTGCCTTTTCTAGCGGCACGGTCACCGAAAGCGCGCCCATCAGCTGGTGCTGAGCCCATTGCTTGCCCGGAGCCACGCCTTGGCTCGCGCGCAGGCTAAGAATAGGCGCTGTCTTCTCATAGGCGTTGTGGCAGGTCACGCACGACATTTGCGAGGCGGGGTCTGCTTTTAAAAAACGCAGCACCCGCTGCCCATCGTGGGTTTCTATGCGGGACACCGAGCGCCACGCAATGGCCTCTTTGGGAGCGGCCTGGTCTTGGTTCTCCAGTTGCGGCCACGCCCAGAGCAAGAAATCGTCGGACAGACCTTGTGAACCCTCTAGGTTCCACTTGCTCACGGGGCGGTAGGCAAACAGCTTGTCAGAGTCGGCAGAGGCAGAGAGCCCCACTAACTTTAAAAACTGGGCGGGAATCGGCACATGCCCGGGTAAGTTGGCAAAGTTCACGTCGGGGCCAAAGCCGTCTTTGCGCAGCTTCTCGGCTACTTCCTTGGCATACACCGAGCGCGCGGTCGTGGCTTGACTGGCCACCACTTCGGCAATGGCCAGGGCTTGGTGCTCCACGGTCTGGCGCACCGCATCTCGCACCACCGCATAGCCCAGCACGCAGGCCAGCACAAAAACTGTCACCAGCAAGGCATAGGAGCGTGAAAAACGGGTTACCCAAGTGCGAAGCATGCAGCCTTTCAAGCGGTACACCCGCATGCGGTCCATTGTAGGGAGGCTGGCAAGATTTGACTACTGGGAGCTGCTTGCATCGGCTCGCGGCGTGTATCCGCTGGTCTTGCGAAACTCGTCTGGGGTGGTGCCCATGCGGTTTTTGAACATGCTGATGAAGGCCGAGGCGCTGCTATAGCCTAGGTCCAGCGCAATGGTTTCTACCGTTTGGCCGCGCTCCAAAAGCCCCATGGCCTTGACCACACGCAGGCGCTGGCGCCACTCGGCCAAGCGCATGCCGAGCTCACGCTCGGCGCGGCGCATGAGGGTGCGTTCGGTGGTGTGCGCGGCCCGGGCGAGCTCTGGCAAAGCACGCGTGTCGCCGGGGTGGGCTTGCAGCCACTGCAACACGGGGCCTAGCACCGGGTCTTCTGAGCTGGGCAAATAGCTGCCTGCACGCGGTGCCACGTTGAGTTGGTCTACCAACACGTGCAGCAAACGTGCATCGGCCGCAGTGCTTGGCAGGCCCGCGGTGCGCAGGCGCATGTGGTCTAGCAGCGCTCGCACCAAAGGGCTCACGGTGAGCGCGCAAGGCTGGGTAGGCAACTGCGAGCTGCATTCGGGCGACACATAGAGCGAGCAATGGTGCGCTTCCAAACGGTTGAGGCCCACATGGTCCAAGTTAGGTGGCAGCCAAATGCCGTAGTGCGGCGGTGCCAAGTAGTGGTGGCCCGCCACCTTGACTTCCATGACCCCGCTGAACGCATACACAAACTCGCCCCACGCGTGCTGGTGCGCGGGGTAAAGGCCTTCGGCTGGCACATAGGCACTGCGAAACATGATGGGCGCGGGCAGCGCGGGGCTAGACAATGGGATCTCTAGCTTAGGTTGCAGGATGGGCATGGCGTGGTGGGCTGGGGCTTGGCGGCTTGTCGGTATGGCTTGTCAGTTAATCACTATATCCATGAAAGCGGTCAGTCCGATAATGGCCCTCTCTTCAATCACCCGGTGTTGTTATGGATTCACGCAAAGGCTTGGACGGCCAGGCCATCACCCTCATGCTGGTGCTCTGCTTTCTTTGGGGCATGCAGCAGGTGGTGCTCAAAGCCACCGCGGCAGACATTGCGCCGGTCATGCAAATTGCGCTGCGCTCCGGCGTGGCCGCCGCGCTGCTTGCGGTGTACATGTGGCTGCGCGGCGAGCGCATGGACCTGCGCGACGGCACCTTGCTGGCAGGCGTGGCGGTGGGCTGTTTGTTTGCCTTGGAGTTCATGCTCGTGGCGGAGGGCCTGCGCCATACCAACGCCTCGCACATGGTGGTGTTTTTGTACACGGCACCTATCTTTGCCGCTCTAGGCCTGCAGTGGCGCTTGCCCGCCGAGCGCTTGAACAAAGTGCAGTGGTTGGGCATTGCCTTGGCGTTTGGTGGGCTTGCCTTCGCCTTCTTGGGCCGCACCGGCAGTGCCAGTCCCGCGCAAGGCAACGTGCTCTGGGGTGACCTTTTAGGTTTGTTGGGTGGCATGGCGTGGGGTGCTACCACCGTGGTGGTGCGCTGCTCGCGCCTGGCCAAGGCACAGGCCAGCCAAACGCTGATGTACCAGCTGATCGGCGCGTTTGTTTTGCTGCTGGCCGCCGCGTGGGGCACAGGCCAAGCGGGTGTGAACTTCACGCCCCAAGTGTGGGCTAGCTTGGCGTTTCACTCGGTGGTGGTGTCGTTTGCCAGTTTTTTGGTGTGGTTTTGGCTCTTGCGCACTTACCTTGCCAACCGCTTGGGGGTGTTCTCGTTCATGACCCCGTTGTTTGGCGTGCTCTTGGGTGCCTGGTTGCTGCACGAGCCGCTGGAGCCTAGCTTTCTACTGGGTGCCATACCCGTGCTCGTGGGCATTGTGCTGGTGAGCGGCGGCGACTGGGTAGCGCAGCTACTATCAAAAAAGTAGCTGCCTACGCAGTATTTACGGGCGCAACACGCTGATTTAGCCCTTGTTTTTGGCCTGGCGCTTGCCGCGCGCGCGGATGTTGAGCGCTTCCACCCCCAGCGAGAACGCCATGGCCGCATAGATGTAGCCCTTGGGGATCTCTTGGTCAAAGGCCTCGGCAGTGAGGGCCATGCCCACCATCACCAAAAACGCCAGCGCCAGCACCTTG is from Rhodoferax aquaticus and encodes:
- a CDS encoding ATP-binding protein, which translates into the protein MLRTWVTRFSRSYALLVTVFVLACVLGYAVVRDAVRQTVEHQALAIAEVVASQATTARSVYAKEVAEKLRKDGFGPDVNFANLPGHVPIPAQFLKLVGLSASADSDKLFAYRPVSKWNLEGSQGLSDDFLLWAWPQLENQDQAAPKEAIAWRSVSRIETHDGQRVLRFLKADPASQMSCVTCHNAYEKTAPILSLRASQGVAPGKQWAQHQLMGALSVTVPLEKAELLAGNQINEASLLFGGILVATFVVMFWFKSRTEQQLRSAKLSAENANRTKSEFLANMSHEIRTPMIGVIGMTDLALDTELTAQQRDYLGTVKGSAQTLMVILNDFLDFSKIEAGKLAIEQVNFSVAELVDQTLKAVGARAQKKNLPLVSTVPSDLPTHFLGDPGRIRQVLTNLCDNAIKFTTTGSVRIEVRWSRLPDDSFEVQFAVRDTGIGIPTDMQGQVFEAFSQADTSTTRKFGGTGLGLSICKQLVQLMGGRMWLESTPGAGSSFYFTVHLLAALDDSIDSVMPTPFTPAPAPAQQRPLRVLLVEDHPINQKLAITLLSKWGHEVVLAQNGQEGVDLFASSAWDVVLMDIQMPVMNGLEATRIIRAREPAGQHTPIIAMTANAMESDRTACLEAGMDEHMGKPFKAESLQKLLLKYSTKP
- a CDS encoding sulfate ABC transporter substrate-binding protein, encoding MALRPTTGSATRRPFLKFAVAATLAAASMGASAQKAIELLNVSYDPTRELYVEFNAAFAKSWKAKTGQDVVIKQSHGGSGKQARSVIDGLDADVVTLALAGDTDAIVKNGGWINKDWQKRLPHNSTPYSSTIVFAVRQGNPKNIKDWDDLIRADVKVITPNPKTSGGARWNYLAAWEFAKRKYGGDAKAKEFVAKLFANVPILDTGARGSTVTFAQRNQGDVLLAWENEAYLLEKEFRTKIDIVAPPLSILAEPAVAVVDKNVDKKGTRAVAEEYLKFLYTEEGQDIIGKNFYRPVISEKAKAKYAKQFAPIKLFTIEEAFGGWEKADAAHFADGASFDQIYTKK
- a CDS encoding AraC family transcriptional regulator encodes the protein MPILQPKLEIPLSSPALPAPIMFRSAYVPAEGLYPAHQHAWGEFVYAFSGVMEVKVAGHHYLAPPHYGIWLPPNLDHVGLNRLEAHHCSLYVSPECSSQLPTQPCALTVSPLVRALLDHMRLRTAGLPSTAADARLLHVLVDQLNVAPRAGSYLPSSEDPVLGPVLQWLQAHPGDTRALPELARAAHTTERTLMRRAERELGMRLAEWRQRLRVVKAMGLLERGQTVETIALDLGYSSASAFISMFKNRMGTTPDEFRKTSGYTPRADASSSQ
- a CDS encoding DMT family transporter, with product MDSRKGLDGQAITLMLVLCFLWGMQQVVLKATAADIAPVMQIALRSGVAAALLAVYMWLRGERMDLRDGTLLAGVAVGCLFALEFMLVAEGLRHTNASHMVVFLYTAPIFAALGLQWRLPAERLNKVQWLGIALAFGGLAFAFLGRTGSASPAQGNVLWGDLLGLLGGMAWGATTVVVRCSRLAKAQASQTLMYQLIGAFVLLLAAAWGTGQAGVNFTPQVWASLAFHSVVVSFASFLVWFWLLRTYLANRLGVFSFMTPLFGVLLGAWLLHEPLEPSFLLGAIPVLVGIVLVSGGDWVAQLLSKK
- a CDS encoding substrate-binding periplasmic protein; this translates as MWSIQFKGFMRRLWAFIVCVLLLGSARAQERITLVGEDDWYPYAAARHGKAHGLGVDIITAAYQSVGVEVNFRTMPYARCMAQVKAGQELGCFDSAPDSQLNADYLFHQTPLFDATIGIYAMASSKERNLAPQHLKGQRVGFTNGYTYGDAVELDHSIARDVARTDLLNLRKLLLGRTAYSLVYTRVVDHLQATHPQELGGKIKQVGVVMNTRLFVSFSKLRPESARYAKLLDQGLKNLHTDHSYAQILQRWNTAPP
- a CDS encoding GNAT family N-acetyltransferase codes for the protein MESLLGPRVRLRPLLATDADALVHAASDGELWNLPFTVVPSSTTVAAYIQNALAGKEAGTVMPFVTEIVSTQQVVGSTRFWKIDRNNRKLEIGSTWLSASWQKTFVNTEAKFLMLRYAFETLNCVRVQLTTDEINTQSRNAILRLGAKQEGIVRNERIMPDGRKRNSVRFSIIDDEWPSVRLGLEERLRTTSAAQ
- a CDS encoding sensor histidine kinase; amino-acid sequence: MKLQFNITAKLLGYLLVASVLPFAALGVVALQLSTQSLTALAREQNVHIVGGFAAYLRLHIDQVDQLVGSIAHNDAIGQALDKANNPRASSFDEFNARAQLSYAVSGYASAKGLVSLDLFSMTGVNFHIGETLNPRPISPQAVANLLAQATASSGPTFWRGMGPNVSPESRYPQVSTVVRAIQYYSPSTGQAKPVGVLVISLNDDVMRDYLARATILRGQKLMKLDRNGTVELHSDARMVGSRLSKEFLDTVKSQVGTQELRLDGDDVLMDVVHLDAGHGDLVMITPRQLVTGRVDQLTRTTVGLLVLGLLGIAALTWHYAVTVVRPIRAVSHGFKSLEHMPSQALTSLEVPKSGDEIAALVEGYNHYLQTLNGLEEQVAKRTASLEEALKDLQHAHNEVMQAEKLASLGRIVAAVAHELNTPIGNAVTVGSTIGDELQALRLEMQSNAPRRSLMTAVLNKCDHGVLILMRSLDRAASLIGNFKQVAADQTSDQRRSFDLAETTEEILSTVAAVVNKQSCQIVTDLEPGIACDGYPGAYGQVLINLVMNAAVHAYPDGGKVYVSVRAVSAEQVRLSVRDAGVGMPLDIQNKIFEPFFTTRLGQGGSGLGMSIVHGLATKTLGGSITVNSTPHVGTECVLLFARVAPRSLAPHLAP
- a CDS encoding substrate-binding domain-containing protein, yielding MKIVPVLRSCAMVLCLAACGESGGPAISSMESASKPAVAAEPAKPAGPRIGLLMKTLANPFFVEMEKGARRAEKDLGVTLVVKTSAQETSVGQQIDLVNDLIAQKVAAIVIAPSDSFALVAPLKKAADAGIKIVNIDNRLDPKEVEKAALLPIPFVSVDNFAGAYKAGKALADSVSTPAMAGIIEGIRSADNARLRMEGAKKALSESKHVTVVASETANWKIEDAYTVTQQMMARQPKIRLLFAANDMMALGAIRYLRETGRKDVLVAGYDANGQALEEIQGGHMLATVDQQAAEQGYQGIALALKLIRGETVAPITLIDTKLISSNSK